In one window of Carassius carassius chromosome 38, fCarCar2.1, whole genome shotgun sequence DNA:
- the LOC132118953 gene encoding uncharacterized protein LOC132118953 gives MTTVSGKSRATNEISVKAHCYRSMRKAETPHQLRMTLRDSEPVVLVNSSCSCVAGSGMCNHLVALLYQTAHYYESGMSVIPPVLSCTQTEPKWHKPRTMGVKPGPVDAMVVVKPKPDATSASGIRSSLYKAYSGELPDPSTLDPKAVYADFKPGSLPLICTMNLSPDKPLVESIFGKVQAGSILSYQHPPPTPDGFITHKDAPPFPKVPPEGYQLKPTDCTYVPTNQEQLHLHSLSVTLLQSHLIPDVKVQDMSGIH, from the exons ATGACCACAG TGTCAGGTAAAAGCAGGGCCACAAATGAGATATCAGTGAAAGCTCACTGCTACCGCTCTATGAGGAAAGCAGAGACTCCACACCAGCTGAGA ATGACATTACGTGATTCAGagccagttgtgctggttaacaGCTCCTGCTCCTGTGTGGCTGGTAGTGGGATGTGCAACCATTTGGTTGCTTTACTCTACCAGACAGCCCATTACTATGAATCTGGAATGTCTGTCATCCCTCCTGTCCTATCATGCACCCAAACAGAACCGAAGTGGCATAAACCACGAACAATG GGAGTGAAGCCGGGACCAGTGGATGCAATGGTGGTAGTGAAGCCCAAACCAGATGCTACTTCAGCAAGTGGAATCAG ATCTTCACTATACAAGGCCTACAGTGGTGAGCTGCCAGACCCATCAACACTCGACCCTAAAGCTGTCTATGCTGACTTCAAACCAGGGTCTCTTCCCCTTATCTGCACAATGAATCTCTCACCTGACAAGCCACTCGTGGAGTCAATTTTCGGTAAGGTACAAGCTGGCAGTATCCTATCGTATCAGCATCCACCACCTACACCTGATGGTTTTATCACCCATAAGGATGCACCCCCATTCCCAAAAGTGCCACCAGAGGGCTACCAGTTAAAGCCAACAGACTGTACATATGTGCCTACAAACCAGGAACAGCTGCATCTCCACTCACTGTCTGTGACTTTGTTGCAGTCACATCTCATTCCAGATGTCAAAGTGCAGGACATGAGTGGCATTCACtga